In one window of Pseudodesulfovibrio sediminis DNA:
- a CDS encoding BON domain-containing protein, producing the protein MFNLKIIILVLVLLLLPGCAAVPFGIGLIPGAPAYLSSIIGSGQTVYETAMDERSTEQQIVDSIIAGHAQAELYKKKDIEAGQIDTYCYFGTLYLVGEYESQEQLRTIYECVDKVENKRGVISHLYIRDKEADTDFFEEQAKYAELRTQLIADFSVTSTPIEVDIVQGDVILLGVIADKKERDRIMYHAKNTSGVNRVISYLYHQELSGPEPHIMSAGIMATNPNTLDSIPPPSPISKPKTKKRTRVAKKAALDHSVLAISNPDRGR; encoded by the coding sequence ATGTTCAATCTCAAAATTATCATACTCGTTCTGGTACTCCTTCTCCTGCCGGGGTGTGCTGCGGTTCCTTTTGGCATCGGGCTCATTCCCGGCGCGCCTGCCTACCTTTCCTCAATCATAGGCAGCGGGCAGACCGTCTATGAAACAGCCATGGATGAACGGAGCACGGAACAGCAGATCGTGGACTCCATCATTGCCGGACACGCCCAGGCCGAACTCTACAAGAAAAAAGACATCGAGGCCGGTCAGATAGACACTTACTGCTATTTCGGCACGTTGTATCTGGTGGGAGAATATGAGTCACAGGAACAGTTGCGGACCATATACGAGTGTGTGGACAAGGTGGAAAACAAGCGTGGCGTCATCAGCCACCTCTACATCCGGGACAAGGAAGCCGACACCGACTTTTTTGAAGAGCAGGCCAAGTACGCAGAATTGCGAACACAACTTATTGCGGACTTCAGCGTCACCAGCACCCCCATTGAGGTCGACATCGTCCAGGGAGACGTGATCCTGCTTGGTGTTATCGCTGATAAGAAAGAACGGGATCGGATCATGTACCACGCCAAAAACACCTCCGGCGTCAATCGCGTGATATCCTACCTGTATCATCAGGAACTGAGCGGCCCGGAACCACACATCATGAGTGCCGGGATCATGGCGACGAATCCGAACACGCTGGATAGCATTCCCCCGCCATCACCCATTTCCAAACCCAAAACCAAAAAACGCACCAGAGTTGCCAAGAAAGCGGCGCTCGATCACTCGGTACTGGCTATATCCAACCCAGACCGGGGACGCTGA
- a CDS encoding ArnT family glycosyltransferase, which translates to MTTPNTTYTFRLDVIAFVIIVLSFALRYWFVATGQLNLVQDEAQYWDWIRRPQLSYYSKGPLIAWMIATWTAVFGNTELGVRFGSILGMTGIQTVLYVGVSRIWKEHRLALYILFVAATMPLLNGLGILATTDNPLIFCWTVAFFALAAATRNKLDSVPGDLPFIILAVCMAVGTLAKYMMLVFFGLGFMYAVILHFRGQLPPKFWWRFLGAGLIGSLIGLAPIVLWNIDNDWVAYKHVAKLTSGVGKTSTFSLRIGPFFEMLGAQIGLLSPWWFVAILAGSVTAWKKSWVGPVGSYDATYRRDLQSMLFFWPLWGIITFKALFSKVEANWTAAAFMSGALLGGMALQRWWEAPQRKIRGKAVLVGAALAIVLAMFASPHIPAPDTMNPTHRLKGWADLGHYVAQLQQTEFDDPDRVFLISDNYGFTSELAFYVPGQPITYCTWMDRRRMNQYDLWPNPTDGKIGWDAIMVRKRFQPGPMAQLEKLFASVSEPILYESNFKGHPGRKFTIYICKGFTGQWPQHGLGRY; encoded by the coding sequence GCCACAGGCCAGCTCAATCTGGTGCAGGACGAAGCGCAGTATTGGGACTGGATACGCCGCCCTCAACTCTCCTACTATTCCAAGGGTCCGCTCATCGCCTGGATGATCGCCACCTGGACCGCTGTTTTCGGGAACACCGAACTGGGGGTGCGTTTCGGTTCCATCCTCGGCATGACCGGTATCCAGACCGTTTTGTATGTGGGCGTCTCGCGCATCTGGAAAGAACATAGGCTGGCATTGTATATCCTGTTCGTGGCGGCCACCATGCCGTTGCTAAACGGACTTGGTATTCTGGCGACCACGGACAACCCATTGATTTTCTGTTGGACTGTCGCTTTCTTTGCCCTGGCTGCCGCCACGCGCAACAAGCTGGACTCTGTGCCCGGCGATCTGCCCTTCATCATTCTGGCCGTATGCATGGCCGTGGGCACGCTGGCAAAATACATGATGCTCGTCTTTTTCGGGCTGGGCTTCATGTATGCTGTCATCCTGCACTTCCGTGGTCAGTTGCCGCCAAAATTCTGGTGGCGGTTCCTCGGAGCCGGACTGATCGGCTCCCTCATCGGCCTGGCCCCCATTGTCCTATGGAACATTGATAATGACTGGGTCGCTTACAAGCATGTCGCCAAGCTCACCTCGGGCGTGGGCAAAACAAGCACATTCTCCCTGCGTATCGGACCGTTCTTCGAGATGCTCGGCGCTCAGATCGGCCTGCTCTCTCCGTGGTGGTTCGTGGCAATTCTCGCAGGGAGTGTCACCGCTTGGAAGAAATCGTGGGTCGGTCCGGTAGGCAGCTACGACGCGACCTACCGCCGCGACCTCCAGTCCATGCTCTTCTTCTGGCCCTTGTGGGGCATCATTACTTTCAAGGCCCTATTTTCCAAAGTCGAAGCCAACTGGACAGCGGCCGCGTTCATGAGCGGCGCACTGCTCGGCGGCATGGCCCTGCAACGCTGGTGGGAAGCGCCACAACGCAAAATCCGGGGCAAGGCTGTTCTCGTGGGCGCAGCTCTTGCCATTGTCCTTGCCATGTTCGCTTCGCCCCATATTCCGGCCCCGGACACCATGAACCCGACCCACCGCCTCAAAGGATGGGCTGATCTGGGGCACTATGTCGCCCAGTTGCAGCAGACGGAATTCGACGACCCCGACCGGGTCTTCCTAATCAGCGACAATTATGGGTTCACCTCGGAACTCGCCTTCTATGTACCGGGCCAACCCATTACCTACTGTACCTGGATGGACCGCCGCCGCATGAATCAATATGATCTGTGGCCCAACCCCACGGACGGCAAGATCGGCTGGGACGCCATCATGGTACGAAAACGGTTCCAACCCGGCCCCATGGCGCAATTGGAAAAACTCTTTGCATCCGTCAGCGAGCCGATCCTGTATGAATCCAATTTCAAAGGACACCCCGGCAGAAAATTCACCATATACATCTGCAAAGGATTCACCGGCCAATGGCCCCAACACGGTCTTGGACGGTACTAG
- a CDS encoding prepilin peptidase, whose protein sequence is MDMIPTWIFMVGAALVGLEMGGFSSIFIQRWIDEQPILKPWRSRCPSCKEPLVWRDTVPVISYLLLKGRCRHCDARIGPQYMLVELSCMAWSLAVAQEFGLSPEWAVYLLLGVMLIAGSFIDFETFLLPDRITLGGTVIALAASFVLREGPAWQDAFIGAVVGAGLFWFLQQGYRLWRGEEGLGTGDVKLMAMIGAMTGLAGLPFTILVSSATGAVGSIIYAIRPGSGGIKGRVPYGPFLSLGCMVYLLYGQDILRWLRS, encoded by the coding sequence ATGGATATGATACCAACCTGGATTTTCATGGTCGGCGCGGCTCTGGTCGGTCTGGAAATGGGCGGTTTTTCCTCCATCTTCATCCAGCGCTGGATCGACGAGCAGCCCATTCTCAAACCGTGGCGGTCGCGGTGCCCCTCTTGCAAGGAACCGCTTGTCTGGCGGGATACCGTACCGGTGATCAGCTATCTCCTGCTCAAGGGACGCTGCCGTCACTGCGATGCGCGCATAGGCCCACAGTACATGCTGGTGGAGCTTTCCTGCATGGCTTGGTCTCTGGCCGTGGCCCAGGAGTTTGGTTTGTCACCCGAGTGGGCGGTCTATCTCTTGCTCGGAGTCATGCTCATTGCCGGCAGTTTCATCGATTTCGAGACCTTTCTCCTGCCCGATCGCATCACCCTGGGCGGGACGGTCATAGCGCTGGCCGCCAGCTTTGTTCTGCGTGAAGGACCCGCATGGCAGGATGCGTTCATTGGTGCGGTCGTCGGGGCCGGGCTGTTCTGGTTTTTGCAGCAGGGATATCGCCTGTGGCGTGGTGAAGAAGGGCTGGGTACGGGCGATGTCAAACTCATGGCCATGATCGGCGCCATGACCGGGTTGGCCGGATTGCCGTTCACCATTCTAGTCAGCTCGGCCACCGGGGCCGTAGGCAGCATTATCTACGCCATCCGTCCCGGAAGCGGCGGTATCAAGGGGCGCGTACCCTATGGCCCGTTCCTCAGCCTTGGGTGCATGGTGTATCTGCTCTACGGGCAGGATATCCTGCGCTGGCTGCGCTCCTGA
- a CDS encoding phenylacetate--CoA ligase family protein has product MDYRFIPNLTEEQIADIQLAGLKWTASHVYANSPFYQARFKKTGVEPGDIKTLDDIRKLPFTTAEDLKSGYPMPLLSVPEADVVRIHGSSGTTGKRKILAYTQKDIDVWKDMFARCYELAGLTVEDRVQICVGYGLWTAGAGFQLGCERFGAMALPVGPGLLEIQLQMLTDLKSTCLCSTASMALLMGEEVQKQGLFDKLHLKKAIFGAETHTPKMRRQFEEALGLEDSFDIVGMTELYGPGTGLECQAHDGIHYWADRYILEIIDPETLEPVAPGEVGEMVVTSLQKEASPLVRYRTHDLTRLLPGTCSCGVTMPRMDKIMGRSDDMFIFRGVNIYPGQIGSVLEDFKELSAEYKISLTRRDGLDHMAVQVECTPEATCCGDDLAKQLASEIRKHILVRSEVKILGPGELPRSFAKTKRVQDERGEE; this is encoded by the coding sequence ATGGACTATCGCTTCATACCGAATTTGACCGAAGAACAGATCGCAGACATCCAGCTTGCCGGATTGAAGTGGACGGCAAGCCATGTTTACGCAAACAGCCCGTTCTATCAGGCCCGTTTCAAGAAGACCGGCGTGGAGCCGGGTGACATCAAGACGCTGGACGATATCCGCAAGCTTCCCTTTACCACGGCTGAAGACCTCAAATCCGGCTACCCCATGCCCCTGTTATCCGTGCCCGAAGCCGACGTGGTTCGCATCCACGGCTCCAGCGGCACAACGGGCAAGCGCAAAATCCTCGCCTACACGCAAAAAGACATTGATGTCTGGAAGGACATGTTTGCCCGCTGTTACGAGCTGGCAGGACTGACCGTGGAAGACAGGGTACAGATTTGTGTGGGCTACGGTCTGTGGACAGCCGGTGCAGGGTTCCAGCTCGGCTGTGAACGATTCGGTGCCATGGCCCTGCCCGTTGGCCCCGGCCTGCTCGAAATACAGCTCCAAATGCTCACCGATCTCAAATCCACCTGTCTCTGTTCCACGGCTTCCATGGCCCTGCTCATGGGCGAAGAAGTGCAGAAGCAAGGGCTCTTTGACAAGCTCCATCTCAAGAAAGCAATTTTCGGCGCAGAAACCCACACCCCGAAAATGCGCCGCCAGTTCGAGGAAGCCCTTGGCCTGGAGGACAGCTTCGACATCGTGGGCATGACGGAACTCTATGGACCCGGCACCGGGCTGGAATGCCAGGCGCATGACGGTATCCATTACTGGGCCGACCGATATATCCTCGAAATCATCGACCCCGAAACGCTGGAACCGGTCGCCCCCGGAGAAGTGGGCGAAATGGTTGTCACCTCCCTGCAAAAGGAAGCGTCTCCACTTGTCCGCTACCGCACCCACGACCTGACGCGCCTGTTGCCCGGCACCTGCTCCTGCGGCGTGACCATGCCCCGCATGGACAAGATCATGGGTCGCAGCGACGACATGTTCATCTTCCGCGGCGTGAACATCTACCCCGGCCAGATCGGCTCCGTGCTGGAAGATTTCAAGGAATTGTCAGCCGAGTACAAGATTTCCCTGACCCGCCGGGACGGTCTGGACCATATGGCCGTCCAGGTGGAGTGCACTCCGGAAGCGACCTGTTGCGGCGACGATCTGGCCAAACAACTGGCCTCCGAGATCCGCAAACACATTCTGGTCCGCTCAGAGGTCAAGATTCTCGGCCCCGGCGAACTGCCGCGCAGCTTTGCCAAAACCAAACGAGTGCAAGACGAACGCGGTGAAGAGTAA